Proteins encoded by one window of Labrus bergylta chromosome 2, fLabBer1.1, whole genome shotgun sequence:
- the tctn2 gene encoding tectonic-2: protein MANAVEMIVFNLVSHHVTWFLLCMSPAATQNTVVFQPSFLSTTGPSVSAVLLGNTADISVYVRTVSPSNTTGSIGLPSCVSDETQWVLTTEQVGKTAVQIELRLDRSLSLCGENDTETDCCPTPLCVLETLQVSACVGSKPQASLLIQARIHALLLPADAASDNNTVIPNQVYQPLGSCPCDLTFRACDVRCCCDKECSSEDLELFASHCLPGPFGGQMITDPDYQCSVQSSDNSPDWFPFLCVNSPPENNPYLGLFYLGDTILSEPAPSFQMPPMSAPVPVIEYIQGSPIFTMTEQFFTIPRMVLGRCVNNAPVAFLNNFAVECVTPLQSCPTGAPLQTLPEDLRIQVKNGQGGDVMVDVTEEVAADLSPFISSTHAVASSDQSLECENVTLALDYKFYWKENGITDITLTHTVGTITLNRSVTLTTRYSAEFLNGEFPGEANSGNPGYQVGRPVIAGVVDLLENTTGSIQRMSISLWKPVSDGLCSTAEKKPVLFGENSTSGCLLPVSRQNLTECDLLRETVSSLQAALVSATYVARSGNPDPLLLTDWLNISFVTVNSNTTMEDSPGSCNRIPSHQHVQVWSLITGMVDGTPQRDILDLQVSLSLSSWTLDCGGGDISPCVDPLKTQLFPITSSVTFIDIPINTGPPKTRFQINFTEYDCNRNDVCWPELAFPITKYYTGEPYSQSLAKGLILVFFFITASILGTPWRQLRQAWS, encoded by the exons ATGGCTAACGCGGTTGAAATGATCGTTTTCAACTTAGTTTCTCATCATGTAACGTGGTTTTTATTGTGTATGTCTCCGGCTGCCACTCAGAACACAGTTG TTTTCCAGCCGTCGTTTCTCTCAACAACTGGACCTTCAGTCTCTGCGGTGCTGCTCGGAAACACGGCGGACATCTCTGTGTATGTGAGGACAGTCTCCCCCTCTAATACCACAG gAAGCATTGGTCTGCCATCATGTGTATCCGATGAAACACAATGGGTGCTCACAACGGAGCAGGTGGGAAAG ACTGCAGTTCAGATTGAGCTGAGACTGGACAGAAGTCTGAGCTTGTGTGGGGAGaatgacacagaaacagactgcTGTCCAACGCCGCTGTGTGTCCTGGAGACCCTGCAGGTGTCTGCGTGTGTCGGCAGCAAACCTCAGGCATCACTGCTGATCCAGGCCAGGATACATGCCCTGCTGCTCCCTGCTGATGCTGCATCTG ATAATAACACGGTCATTCCTAACCAAGTGTACCAACCCCTGGGCTCGTGTCCCTGTGACCTCACATTCAGAGCATGTGATGTACGCTGCTGCTGTGACAAG GAGTGTTCCAGTGAAGATCTGGAGCTGTTTGCGTCTCACTGTCTTCCTGGACCTTTTGGTGGACAGATGATTACTGATCCAGACTATCAGTGCTCTGTGCAGTCCTCTGACAACTCCCCAGACTGGTTTCCATTTTTATGTGTCAATTCTCCGCCTGAAAACAACCCTTACCTCGGGCTCTTTTACCTGGGAGACACAAT CCTGTCTGAGCCTGCTCCATCCTTCCAAATGCCTCCCATGTCAGCTCCAGTACCAGTCATTGAATATATTCAAGGAAGTCCAATTTTCACAATGACGGAGCAGTTCTTCACTATCCCCCGG ATGGTGCTCGGGCGTTGTGTAAACAATGCTCCTGTAGCATTTTTGAACAACTTTGCAGTCGAGTGTGTAACTCCGCTACAATCCTGTCCAACTGGAGCTCCATTACAAACACTACCTGAGGATTTGAGGATTCAAGTGAAGAATGGCCAAGGAG GCGATGTTATGGTGGATGTTACTGAAGAAGTGGCCGCTGACTTGAGTCCGTTTATTTCCAGCACACATGCTGTTGCCTCTTCAG ATCAGAGTCTGGAATGTGAGAATGTGACCTTAGCCCTGGATTACAAATTCTACTGGAAAGAAAACGGCATCACAGACATCACGTTGACGCACACTGTTGGTACCATCACATTAAACAGAAGTG TGACTTTAACGACAAGATATTCTGCTGAGTTCCTAAATGGAGAATTCCCGGGTGAGGCCAATTCAGGGAACCCAG GTTATCAGGTGGGAAGACCCGTCATTGCTGGAGTTGTGGACTTGCTGGAAAACACTACAGGCTCAATCCAAAGAATGTCAATCAGTCTTTGGAAACCAG TAAGCGATGGACTGTGTTCCACTGCGGAGAAGAAACCGGTTCTGTTTGGAGAGAATTCCACATCAGGATGTTTGCTACCTGTGAGCCGGCAGAATCTGACTGAGTGTGATCTCCTGAG AGAGACTGTTTCTTCTCTTCAGGCAGCTTTGGTCTCAGCCACATATGTAGCCAGGAGTGGAAACCCTGATCCTCTCCTGTTGACAGACTGGCTGAATATAAGCT TTGTGACAGTGAACTCGAACACAACAATGGAAGACAGCCCGGGTTCGTGCAACAGGATTCCCTCCCACCAGCACGTACAAGTTTGGAGTCTTATCACAGGCATGGTAGACGGCACACCACAAAGAGATATCCTTGATTTGCAAGTCAG TTTAAGCCTATCGTCCTGGACACTGGATTGCGGAGGAGGGGATATCTCTCCATGTGTGGACCCTTTGAAGACGCAGTTGTTCCCCATCACCTCCTCAGTCACCTTTATAGACATCCCCATCAACACAGGACCCCCAAAAACCAG GTTTCAGATTAACTTCACAGAGTATGACTGTAACAGGAATGACGTGTGTTGGCCCGAGCTCGCCTTCCCCATCACCAAGTATTACACAG GTGAGCCGTATTCCCAGTCACTGGCGAAGGGCCTTATCTTGGTTTTCTTCTTTATCACGGCCTCGATTCTTGGGACGCCATGGAGACAACTTCGTCAAGCGTGGAGCTGA